In the Stakelama saccharophila genome, TTCGTGATGGCGCCGACCATTTCGCAGATCAACGAGGCCGCGATCCAGCCCTATGCCGATGGACAGATCAGTGCGACCCAGATGATCGAGAGCGGCGGCAGGCCGCTGCACGCCTTCATGATGAAGCAGACGCGCAAGCGCGACCTCACCATGTTCGCCGACATGGCGAACAGCGGTCCGTACAGCTCGGCCACCGACGTGCCCTATTCGGTATTGCTGCCGGCCTATGTGACGAGCGAGCTGAAGACCGCGTTCCAGATCGGATTCCTCATTTTCCTGCCCTTCATCATCATCGATCTCGTCGTCGCGACCGTGCTGATGTCGCTGGGCATGATGATGCTGTCGCCGACCATCATCTCGCTGCCGTTCAAGCTCCTGCTCTTCGTCCTCGTCGACGGCTGGGCGCTGACGATGGGCAGCCTCGCCAACAGCTTCGTGCGATAGCCTCATGGACGCCGATTACTTCCTCTCGGTCGGGCGTCAGGCGCTCTGGATCCTCGCTCTGGTCTCCGCGCCGGTGCTGCTTCCCGCGCTTATCACCGGCCTGATCATCGGCATGGTGCAGGCGGCGACGTCGATCAACGAGCAGACCCTGTCCTTCATCCCCAAGCTCGCCATCGTCGCCATTTCGCTGGCGATCTTCGGCGGCATGATGCTGGGGCTGCTCAGCGACTTCACCGTTTCGATCTTCGAACGCATCCCCGATCTCGTCCGATAGATGCTCGGCTTCGGCCTCTCGATCGAGCCGCAGCTCTGGGCGCTCCTCTTCACGATGGTGCGCGTCGGCGCCGCGTTCGTCGCCGCGCCCGTGTTCGGCGCGGTGTCGATCCCGTTGCCGGTGCGCATCACGCTATCGGGCGCCATCGCCGTCCTCGCGCTGACTGCCGCGCACGTGCCGGTACCGGAGGAGATCTTTGCCCTGTCGACCTTCCTGTCGGTCGCGGGCGAGGCGCTGATCGGCCTCGCGCTCGGCTTCATCCTCCAGATCGCCTTTGCAGCGCCCATGGTGGCGAGCGAGGCGATCGGCATTTCCATGGGCATCGGCTTTGCCACCACGATCGATGCGCAGCACGGCGCCTCGACGCCCGCGCTCGGCAACTTCCTGTCGATCCTGCTGACGCTGCTGTTCCTGTCCGTTGACGGGCATCTCGTGCTCGTCGAACTGATCGTGCGAAGCTACACCATGCTGCCGCCCGGAGCGTGGCTGGCGCCTGCGCAGCTCATGAACATCGCGCTGTTCGGCGGTTACGCCTTCCTCGCCGGGCTGTTGCTGGCGCTGCCGGTCGGTTTCCTGCTTCTGTGCCTAAACGTCGTCGTCGGCATGCTGTCGCGCTCGGCGCCGGCGCTCAACCTGTTCGCGGTGGGCCTGCCCGCCAGCCTGTTCGTCGGCGTGATCGCGCTGCTCGTCGCGATGCCGGCGATGGGCGATTACATGCTGGTCATCATTCGTGAGGGGCTGGAAGCGACGCAGCGGCTGGTGCTCGGCTGATGGCGGAGAGCAACGGCGGCGGCGAAAAGACCGAAAGCCCGACACCCAAGCGCAAACAGAAAGCGTTCGAGGACGGCCAGATCCTGCGGTCGCGCGACTTCGCAACCGCAATCGTGGTGCTGACGGGCTGTGCCTGGATGGCGCTGCTCGGCCCGTCGCTGATGGCGGCGTGCAAGGCCGTGCTGGTCGCATGCTTCACCTTCGGACCCGCCGATGTCGCCGACTTCGACCCGCTGCGCCCGCTCGCGGATTCCGGCTGGCGGCTGCTGCCCTCGCTCGGCGGACTGTTCGCGCTGACCATCCTCGTCGCGGTGGCGGGGCAAGCGGTGCTGAGCGGGGTGAAGTTCAACGGCAAGCTGCTGGCCCCCAAGCCGTCGCGCCTCAACCCCGCCTCGGGCGTCAAGCGCATGTTCGGACCGCAAGGCATGATCGAACTGGGCAAGTCGCTCATGAAGGTGATCCTGCTCGGCGCGATCGGCTTCACCATGCTGTGGTCGACCGCGCACCGGGCGATGGGGCTGGTGTCCTCCGACCTGGAAGGCGCTGTCGGCGCGCTCGGCCAGGACTTCATCATGCTGCTGTTCGCCATGGCCGCGGGACTGGCCATGATCGCCGCCGTCGATCTGCCGATCGCCCTCTTTCGACATCTGAACCAGCTCAAGATGACCAAGCAGGAGGTGAAGGACGAGCACAAGGAAACGGAAGGCTCGCCGGAAGCCAAGCAGGCGCTGCGCGGCAAGCAGCGCGAGGTGATGAAGCGCTCCTTTCGCAAGGCCGTCGCCGAGGCGCATGTCGTGCTCACCAACCCGACGCATTTCTCCGTCGCCTTGCGCTATGACGCCGGCCGCGACCAGGTGCCCGTCGTCGTCGCCAAGGGCCGGGGCGAGACCGCGCTCGCCCTGCGCGAACTCGCGCGTGAATTCGAGGTGCCGACGCTCGAATCGCCGGCGCTGGCGCGCGCGGTCTATTTCACCAGCCGCGAGGGGCAGGAGGTTCGCGACGACCTGTATCAGGCGATCGCCGTGGCGCTGGCTTTCATCTTCAACGTGAACGCCCGGGCCGGCGGGTCGCCGCCGGCGATCGACGTGCCCGAAACCGCGCGGTTCGACGAACATGGGCAGCGGGATGGCAGCACTTCCTAAAGCCGGCGGGCCGCCGGTCGTTATCCGGTGGGTAGGGGACAAACGCGCATGACCGACTCGATCCTGAACGCACTCGGCACCGGCTCGGGCATCGACACCAAGTCGATGATCGAAAGCCTGGTCGATGCGCAGTTCGCCGCCAAGGACCAGCAGCTTTCCACCCGCATCGACACGCTCAACACCCGGATTTCCGGCGTGTCCGAACTCAAGAGCGGTATCCGCGGCTTCGCCGACGCGCTCAACGCCCTCGCCGAGGGCGGCTCGCTCACCAGCCAGCCGAGCAGCAGCGACAGCGCGATCGTGCAGGTCAGCACGCTGCCGGGCGCGAAATTGTCCGGCCTCGACACCTCTCTCGAGGTGCAACAGCTCGCCAAGGCACAGGTCGTCAATTCCGGCGCGTTCGCCGACAGCAGCGCGACGGTCGGCAAGGGTACGCTGACCCTGACCTTCGGCACGGCGACGGTGGATGCAGGCGGCGCGATGACCGGCTTCACCGCCGGCGGCGCAAGCGCCGTCGACATCACCATCGACGACAGCAATTCCAGCCTCGACGGCATCGCCGCCGCGATCAACGCGAAGAATGCCGGGGTCACGGCGAGTATCGTCAGCGATGCCGACGGCGCCCGGCTGATCCTGAAGGGACAGACCGGCGCCGAACAGGCCTTCACCCTGACCGCAACCGAGGATGCGACGGCGCCGGGCCTGTCGGCGCTGAATGTCGGCACCGGCGCAAGCGGCACCACCGTCAGCACCGCGGCGCAGGATGCGCTCGTCACGGTCGATGGCGTGTCGCTCAAGCGCTCCACCAACCAGGTGAAGGACCTCATCGCGGGCGTCCAACTCGACCTGCGATCGGCCAGTCCGGGGACGACGGTAACGATCGGCAGCAGCCTGCCGACCGCGAACCTGCGCCAGGCGGTCGTCAACTTCGTCGACACCTACAACAGCCTGATGGCGTCGGTGCAAAGTCATCTCGATCCCAAGACAGGCGACCTGACGAGCGACACGGCGACGAAATCGCTGCGCCAGTCGCTGTCGCAACTCACCGTCGTCAACCTGGTCAATGACGGGGTGGCGGGCGAACCGTCCACCTTGGCCGAGATCGGCGTCGGCACCAACCGGGACGGTACGCTCAGCGTCAACACGGACGTGCTCGACAAGATGCTGACCAGCCATGCGGATACGGTCGAAAAGATGTTTTCGCCCGGGCTGCTGTCGACCGGCGACGGCCTTCCCGCGGCGCTGGAGGCGATCGCGACGCGCGCCACGAGTTCCTTCTTCGGCCTGGGCGCCAGCGAGAAGCTCTACAATTCGCAGATCGACGATGCGACCGAGGCGCAGGAAGAGGCTGCCGCCGACGCCACGCAGATGCGCGAGCGGCTGACCCAGCAATTCGCGAGTATGGACGCGAAGGTCGCGGCCTATAAATCGACGCAGACGTTTCTGGAGAACCAGATCGAGGCGTGGAACGCGGATAGCTGAGGCCGGCCATGTATCGCTATGCCACCGCGCTTGCCGGCAATCCGGCCGAGACCTATCGCCAGATCGACCTGGTGTCGCGCGCCGGTGGCGCCGATCCGCACCAGCTTGTCGGCCTCTTGTACGAAGAAGGCGTTCGCGCGCTGGAGACCGCGGCCTGGGCGGTCGAGAACAAGCAATACCAGATCAAGTCGGAGCGCATCACCCGCGCGACCGCCATCCTGTTCGCCCTAGAATCCGGTCTCGACTTCACTCGCGGCGGGGACGTCTCGCGAACGCTCGCCACGCTCTATCGCGGCTTGCGCGAAAGCGTGGTCGCCGCGAGCATCGGACAGGATCCCGCGCCCTTTCGCACCGCCGCGCAGAGCCTGCGCGAAATCGCGGAAGCCTGGGCCAGCGTTCGCGCCTGATCCCGCGGCACGGGTGGCATCGCGCCGCGCTTTCGTCTAGCGCGGGCGCATGAAGCAACCGCATATCGTCGCCCTGGGCGGCACGCTGCGCCCGCAATCCGCCACCGGCGCGCTGCTCGACGCAGCGCTGTCGATCGCCGCCGAATCGGGCGCACGCACGACGCTGCTCACCGGTGACGTCATCGCCTTTCCCAATTTCGAGCCCGAGGAAGCGCTGGCCAGCGATGCGATCACCCGGTTTCTCGACGTGCTGCGCAGCGCCGACGGGCTGATTATCGGCTCGCCCGGCTATCATGGGTCGCTGTCGGGCATGGTCAAGAATGCACTCGATCACGTCGAATTGCTCCGCGGGGACGAGCGGGTCTATTTCGATGGCATGCCGGTGGGGCTGATCGCGACCGCCGGTGGTTGGCAGGCGGCGGTATCGACGCTGGAAGCGCTGCGCACCATCGTCCACGCGCTGCGCGGATGGCCGACGCCGCTGGGCGTCGCCGTGAATACCGGCGAGCGGGGCGACTGCGTGGCCGCGGCCGAGCCGCAATTGCGGCTGATGCTCAATCAGATGCGCTGGTTCCTCGACCGCTGACCGGCGGGCTCAACGGCGGAACCAGTGCCGCCTGGCGAAATACGCGGTGATGGCCAGCGCGAGCACGGCACAGACGAGAACGACGCCGGCGAACGCCCAGGACCGATGCGCGAACGGGATGCCGCTTACATTCATGCCCAGCAGCCCCGTAAGAAAGGTCAACGGCAGGAAGACCATGGCGACGACCGCGATGATCAGCGAGCGCTGATCGATCTGTTCGGCGCGCAGGTCGGTCAGCGTTTCGTGTATGAGCGCCGCCCGCTCGCGAATGCTTTCCAGTTCCTCCGCCATGCGCGCGGCCCGGTCCGCCGCCGCGCCCAGGTGCAGCCGGTCATCCTCGGCCAGCCAGGGAACCTCGATGGTAGCCAGCTTTTCCAGCGCTGAACGCTGCGGATAGAGGAAGCGGCGATAGCCGATCGCCTCGATCCGGACGTGGTTGACGCGGCGGCGCAGGGCGAAGGCATTGTCGGCTTCGAGGCGTTCCTCGCAATCGTCCAGCGAATCGCCCAG is a window encoding:
- the fliP gene encoding flagellar type III secretion system pore protein FliP (The bacterial flagellar biogenesis protein FliP forms a type III secretion system (T3SS)-type pore required for flagellar assembly.), encoding MTSSLFPRRGSLAARSLGLLVALLIAILLAHPALAQTPAPAAPAAPGVGDALDRALGDLGGGQDAPLALSLQILIIMGLLSVLPGILLMMTSFTRIVIVLAVLRQALGLQQTPPNQVLVGLALFLSLFVMAPTISQINEAAIQPYADGQISATQMIESGGRPLHAFMMKQTRKRDLTMFADMANSGPYSSATDVPYSVLLPAYVTSELKTAFQIGFLIFLPFIIIDLVVATVLMSLGMMMLSPTIISLPFKLLLFVLVDGWALTMGSLANSFVR
- the fliQ gene encoding flagellar biosynthesis protein FliQ — its product is MDADYFLSVGRQALWILALVSAPVLLPALITGLIIGMVQAATSINEQTLSFIPKLAIVAISLAIFGGMMLGLLSDFTVSIFERIPDLVR
- the fliR gene encoding flagellar biosynthetic protein FliR, translated to MLGFGLSIEPQLWALLFTMVRVGAAFVAAPVFGAVSIPLPVRITLSGAIAVLALTAAHVPVPEEIFALSTFLSVAGEALIGLALGFILQIAFAAPMVASEAIGISMGIGFATTIDAQHGASTPALGNFLSILLTLLFLSVDGHLVLVELIVRSYTMLPPGAWLAPAQLMNIALFGGYAFLAGLLLALPVGFLLLCLNVVVGMLSRSAPALNLFAVGLPASLFVGVIALLVAMPAMGDYMLVIIREGLEATQRLVLG
- a CDS encoding EscU/YscU/HrcU family type III secretion system export apparatus switch protein, with the translated sequence MAESNGGGEKTESPTPKRKQKAFEDGQILRSRDFATAIVVLTGCAWMALLGPSLMAACKAVLVACFTFGPADVADFDPLRPLADSGWRLLPSLGGLFALTILVAVAGQAVLSGVKFNGKLLAPKPSRLNPASGVKRMFGPQGMIELGKSLMKVILLGAIGFTMLWSTAHRAMGLVSSDLEGAVGALGQDFIMLLFAMAAGLAMIAAVDLPIALFRHLNQLKMTKQEVKDEHKETEGSPEAKQALRGKQREVMKRSFRKAVAEAHVVLTNPTHFSVALRYDAGRDQVPVVVAKGRGETALALRELAREFEVPTLESPALARAVYFTSREGQEVRDDLYQAIAVALAFIFNVNARAGGSPPAIDVPETARFDEHGQRDGSTS
- the fliD gene encoding flagellar filament capping protein FliD — its product is MTDSILNALGTGSGIDTKSMIESLVDAQFAAKDQQLSTRIDTLNTRISGVSELKSGIRGFADALNALAEGGSLTSQPSSSDSAIVQVSTLPGAKLSGLDTSLEVQQLAKAQVVNSGAFADSSATVGKGTLTLTFGTATVDAGGAMTGFTAGGASAVDITIDDSNSSLDGIAAAINAKNAGVTASIVSDADGARLILKGQTGAEQAFTLTATEDATAPGLSALNVGTGASGTTVSTAAQDALVTVDGVSLKRSTNQVKDLIAGVQLDLRSASPGTTVTIGSSLPTANLRQAVVNFVDTYNSLMASVQSHLDPKTGDLTSDTATKSLRQSLSQLTVVNLVNDGVAGEPSTLAEIGVGTNRDGTLSVNTDVLDKMLTSHADTVEKMFSPGLLSTGDGLPAALEAIATRATSSFFGLGASEKLYNSQIDDATEAQEEAAADATQMRERLTQQFASMDAKVAAYKSTQTFLENQIEAWNADS
- a CDS encoding flagellar protein FliS, whose product is MYRYATALAGNPAETYRQIDLVSRAGGADPHQLVGLLYEEGVRALETAAWAVENKQYQIKSERITRATAILFALESGLDFTRGGDVSRTLATLYRGLRESVVAASIGQDPAPFRTAAQSLREIAEAWASVRA
- a CDS encoding NADPH-dependent FMN reductase — encoded protein: MKQPHIVALGGTLRPQSATGALLDAALSIAAESGARTTLLTGDVIAFPNFEPEEALASDAITRFLDVLRSADGLIIGSPGYHGSLSGMVKNALDHVELLRGDERVYFDGMPVGLIATAGGWQAAVSTLEALRTIVHALRGWPTPLGVAVNTGERGDCVAAAEPQLRLMLNQMRWFLDR
- a CDS encoding CorA family divalent cation transporter, translating into MSGFAFRVADGAVHAVAVDDAPGATGDLVWVHLAANDREAHRWLCERAGLGDHIADTLTASETRPRCDPAPGDGVFINLRGLSDEARELSDPLASVRIYAREGRVVSVSRKRLNGVAVVCDAIAGGGIDDPGDLIAAIATAITNELDPAVADLGDSLDDCEERLEADNAFALRRRVNHVRIEAIGYRRFLYPQRSALEKLATIEVPWLAEDDRLHLGAAADRAARMAEELESIRERAALIHETLTDLRAEQIDQRSLIIAVVAMVFLPLTFLTGLLGMNVSGIPFAHRSWAFAGVVLVCAVLALAITAYFARRHWFRR